The following proteins are co-located in the Noviherbaspirillum sp. UKPF54 genome:
- a CDS encoding FGGY-family carbohydrate kinase, with amino-acid sequence MSKEYILAIDNGTQSVRALLFDLRGHIVAKSQVHLEAYFSEQPGWAEHDAEGYWQALCTACQRLWAQSDIPKSAIAGVAVTTQRGTVINLDKQGRPLRPAIVWLDQRRTDQVPPINALWRAAFKLARVSDTIRFFSGEAEANWIKAHQPEIWARTDKYLLLSGYLNYRLCGDFIDSIGSQVGYIPFDYKGLKWAGSFDWKWQGLPVERHMLPELAAPGSIIGEITPAAAAATGIPAGTPLVAAAADKACEVIGAGCIAPHVGCLSYGTTATINTTSKKYVEVTPFIPPYPAAVPGAYSTEVQIFRGYWMVNWFKEQFGHLEKSVASQQGVAPEELFDELVNSVPPGSMGLMLQPYWTPGIKVPGPEAKGAVIGFGDVHTRAHFYRAILEGLAYALREGKERIEQRSGVPITELRVSGGGSQSDAAMQLTADIFGLPTARPHLYETSGLGAAIDAAVGLKLHADFGSAIAAMTRVGRVFEPQPHHRKIYDDLYRRVYRQMYARLQPLYKEIQKITGYPRMH; translated from the coding sequence ATGTCCAAAGAATATATCCTGGCCATCGACAACGGCACGCAAAGCGTGCGCGCGCTGCTGTTCGACCTGCGCGGCCACATCGTCGCCAAGTCGCAGGTGCACCTGGAGGCCTACTTTTCGGAGCAGCCCGGCTGGGCCGAGCACGACGCCGAAGGCTACTGGCAGGCGCTGTGCACCGCCTGCCAGCGGCTGTGGGCGCAAAGCGATATTCCGAAAAGCGCGATCGCCGGCGTGGCCGTCACCACCCAGCGCGGCACCGTCATCAACCTCGACAAGCAAGGGCGCCCGCTGCGCCCGGCCATCGTCTGGCTCGACCAGCGCCGCACCGACCAGGTCCCCCCCATCAATGCGCTGTGGCGCGCCGCGTTCAAGCTGGCGCGCGTGAGCGACACGATCCGGTTCTTCAGCGGCGAGGCCGAAGCCAACTGGATCAAGGCGCACCAGCCCGAGATCTGGGCCAGGACCGACAAGTACCTGCTCTTGTCGGGCTACCTGAATTACCGCCTGTGCGGCGACTTCATCGATTCCATCGGCTCGCAGGTCGGCTACATCCCGTTCGACTACAAGGGCCTGAAATGGGCCGGCAGCTTCGACTGGAAATGGCAGGGGCTGCCGGTCGAGCGCCACATGCTGCCGGAATTGGCTGCGCCCGGCAGCATCATCGGCGAGATCACGCCGGCTGCCGCCGCCGCCACCGGCATTCCCGCCGGCACGCCGCTGGTGGCGGCCGCCGCCGACAAGGCTTGCGAAGTGATCGGCGCCGGCTGCATCGCGCCGCACGTGGGCTGCCTGTCCTACGGCACCACCGCCACCATCAACACCACCAGCAAGAAATACGTCGAAGTCACGCCCTTCATTCCGCCGTATCCGGCCGCCGTGCCCGGCGCCTACAGCACCGAGGTGCAGATCTTCCGCGGCTACTGGATGGTGAACTGGTTCAAGGAACAGTTCGGCCACCTGGAAAAGAGCGTCGCGTCGCAGCAGGGGGTGGCGCCGGAAGAACTGTTCGACGAGCTGGTCAATTCGGTGCCGCCCGGCTCGATGGGCCTGATGCTGCAGCCGTACTGGACGCCCGGCATCAAGGTGCCGGGGCCGGAAGCGAAGGGTGCGGTGATCGGCTTCGGCGACGTGCACACCCGCGCCCATTTTTACCGCGCCATCCTGGAAGGCCTTGCCTACGCGCTGCGCGAGGGCAAAGAGCGCATCGAACAGCGCAGCGGCGTGCCGATCACCGAATTGCGCGTGTCCGGCGGCGGCTCGCAAAGCGACGCGGCGATGCAGCTCACCGCCGATATCTTCGGCTTGCCCACCGCGCGCCCGCATCTATATGAAACCTCGGGCCTGGGCGCGGCCATCGACGCCGCCGTCGGTCTGAAGCTGCATGCGGATTTCGGCAGCGCGATCGCCGCGATGACGCGCGTGGGACGCGTGTTCGAGCCGCAGCCGCACCACCGGAAAATCTACGACGACTTGTACCGTCGCGTGTACCGGCAAATGTATGCGCGGCTGCAGCCGCTGTACAAGGAAATCCAGAAGATCACCGGCTATCCGCGCATGCACTGA
- a CDS encoding alkaline phosphatase, protein MDRRSFLKGAAYFTVAAAAGGTLTACGGLFANLPKGTFDFPLGVASGDPKESSIVFWTRCVLTNPQAAKDAGFPINALDLELQVATNAGFEKLVASVKLSAADTYDYTVRAKVTNLKPDTRYFYRFVCGKDASPIGQTRTAPAAGADVQALRFAWLTCQDWSVNHWAAMEMLAEEEVDFLVHLGDYIYETVGASFQTGAAEPAHQQIMLPDGQALPPRGVCATSVEDYRTLYRTYRGDKRLQELHRKFAMIAIWDDHEFSDDCWRDHQTYSNENKQQTARRRAASQAWAEYMPIDWGDVSFDLANEAYDNIRIYRDFKFGKLMHLVMTDERLYRDDHIVSEALYASMVGHDPINGNDSIGSRYFVPQPLLAQIEAQKTAAMQRAPSILGTTQAQWWKDTLKNSGAAWKVWGNEVTLNRMWLDLRSQAPAPYNQLYIVNADGWDGYPAHRAELMSYLKTENIGNVVAITGDLHAFQCGVIRDNPDPAAGTPVVVDFVTAGISSSSFYTYLRDGAGSTPLAPLVATPEIFDQVMRANNPDFAYTDHNAQGYAVATITPTAFTVLFNKVKPLNSDGTKPAEPLAKRTRITVQAGSTAPMVEDNVA, encoded by the coding sequence ATGGATAGAAGAAGTTTTCTGAAAGGCGCGGCCTATTTCACGGTCGCGGCCGCCGCCGGCGGCACGCTCACCGCCTGCGGCGGCCTGTTCGCCAACCTGCCGAAGGGGACGTTCGATTTCCCGCTCGGCGTGGCCAGCGGCGATCCGAAGGAGAGCAGCATCGTGTTCTGGACGCGCTGCGTGCTCACCAATCCGCAAGCGGCAAAGGATGCGGGCTTTCCGATCAACGCGCTCGACCTGGAGCTGCAGGTGGCGACCAACGCCGGCTTCGAAAAGCTGGTCGCCTCGGTCAAGCTGAGCGCCGCCGACACCTACGATTACACGGTGCGCGCCAAGGTCACCAACCTCAAGCCGGACACGCGCTACTTCTACCGCTTCGTGTGCGGCAAGGACGCCAGCCCGATCGGCCAGACCCGCACCGCTCCGGCCGCCGGCGCCGACGTGCAGGCGCTGCGCTTTGCCTGGCTGACCTGCCAGGACTGGAGCGTCAACCACTGGGCGGCGATGGAAATGCTGGCCGAGGAAGAGGTCGATTTCCTGGTGCACCTGGGCGACTACATCTACGAGACGGTCGGCGCGTCGTTCCAGACAGGCGCCGCCGAGCCCGCGCACCAGCAGATCATGCTGCCCGACGGGCAGGCGCTGCCACCGCGCGGCGTTTGCGCCACCAGCGTCGAGGATTACCGCACGCTGTACCGCACCTACCGCGGCGACAAGCGCCTGCAGGAGCTGCACCGCAAGTTCGCGATGATCGCGATCTGGGACGACCACGAGTTTTCCGACGACTGCTGGCGCGACCACCAGACCTATTCCAACGAAAACAAGCAGCAGACCGCGCGCCGCCGCGCCGCCAGCCAGGCCTGGGCCGAATACATGCCGATCGACTGGGGCGACGTGTCGTTCGACCTGGCCAACGAAGCCTACGACAATATCCGCATCTACCGCGACTTCAAGTTCGGCAAGCTGATGCACCTGGTGATGACCGACGAGCGCCTGTACCGCGACGACCATATCGTCAGCGAAGCGTTGTACGCATCGATGGTCGGCCACGATCCGATCAACGGCAACGATTCGATCGGCAGCCGCTATTTCGTGCCGCAGCCGCTGCTGGCGCAGATCGAGGCGCAGAAGACTGCGGCCATGCAGCGCGCGCCCAGCATCCTCGGCACCACGCAGGCGCAGTGGTGGAAGGACACGCTGAAGAATTCCGGCGCCGCGTGGAAGGTGTGGGGCAACGAAGTCACGCTCAACCGCATGTGGCTCGACCTGCGCAGCCAAGCGCCGGCGCCGTACAACCAGCTCTACATCGTCAACGCCGACGGCTGGGACGGCTACCCGGCGCACCGCGCCGAGCTGATGTCGTACCTGAAGACGGAGAACATCGGCAACGTGGTGGCGATCACCGGCGATCTGCATGCCTTCCAGTGCGGCGTGATCCGCGACAATCCCGATCCCGCAGCCGGCACGCCGGTCGTGGTCGACTTCGTCACCGCCGGCATCAGCAGCTCGTCGTTCTACACCTACCTCAGGGATGGCGCGGGCAGCACGCCGCTGGCCCCCTTGGTCGCAACGCCGGAAATCTTCGACCAGGTCATGCGCGCCAATAATCCGGATTTTGCCTATACCGACCACAATGCGCAGGGCTATGCGGTGGCGACCATTACCCCCACCGCGTTCACCGTCCTGTTCAACAAGGTCAAGCCCTTGAACAGCGACGGCACGAAACCTGCCGAGCCGCTGGCCAAGCGCACGCGCATCACCGTGCAGGCGGGCTCCACCGCGCCGATGGTGGAAGACAACGTAGCCTAA
- a CDS encoding TetR/AcrR family transcriptional regulator — protein sequence MARPSQNIDQRLLQAGFELLPESGCRGLSARKLAEHAGVNLGMFHYHFRSKDNFIRTLLAQMYEQMFSELVLQSHASEAPLQNLRNALRVLAHFGRTHQPLLQRIFADALAGERIAAEFLQTNVPRHVRILAGLIGDAQRSGHLVQAPLPQLVAFLGGAVMAPLLLGAAARNAGMLPPGANGIVQREVLSKKAVEQRIEFALRGLSNPDRSTA from the coding sequence ATGGCCCGCCCCTCCCAAAACATCGACCAGCGCCTGCTGCAGGCCGGCTTCGAACTGCTGCCTGAATCCGGCTGCCGCGGCCTATCGGCGCGCAAGCTGGCCGAGCACGCGGGGGTGAACCTCGGGATGTTCCACTACCACTTCCGCAGCAAGGACAACTTCATCCGCACGCTGCTCGCGCAAATGTACGAACAGATGTTTTCCGAGCTGGTGCTCCAGTCGCATGCGAGCGAGGCGCCGCTGCAGAATTTGCGCAATGCCTTGCGCGTGCTGGCCCACTTCGGCCGCACGCACCAGCCTCTGTTGCAGCGTATCTTCGCCGATGCGCTGGCCGGGGAACGCATCGCCGCCGAATTCCTGCAGACCAACGTGCCGCGCCATGTGCGCATCCTGGCCGGGTTGATCGGCGATGCGCAGCGCAGCGGGCACCTCGTGCAGGCGCCGCTGCCGCAGCTGGTCGCCTTTCTCGGCGGCGCGGTGATGGCTCCCCTGCTGCTGGGCGCGGCGGCGCGCAATGCGGGCATGCTGCCGCCCGGCGCAAACGGCATCGTGCAGCGCGAAGTGTTGTCGAAAAAGGCGGTGGAGCAGCGCATCGAATTCGCGCTGCGCGGCCTGTCCAATCCAGATCGGAGCACCGCATGA
- a CDS encoding ABC transporter ATP-binding protein: MDSAQAIIDVRGLTKRYGERIVVDHVDMRVERGRIYGFLGPNGSGKTTTIRMLCGLLTPDDGSGTCLGHDIRTESRQIKPKVGYMTQRFGLYDDLSIEENLDFVARVYGVPERGGKVDATLQQLGLASRRTQLAGALSGGWKQRLALAACLLHEPQLLLLDEPTAGVDPKARREFWDHLHELAAKGLTVLVSTHYMDEAERCHRLAYIAYGKLLAQGTAEELIAQAGLATVEISGPQLAQVAQALRADAAINAASFGATLHASSTSQQALDAALAPYRDSGLQITPVATNLEDVFIALMRQSEDNYA; the protein is encoded by the coding sequence ATGGACAGCGCGCAAGCCATCATCGATGTGCGCGGCTTGACCAAGCGCTACGGCGAGCGCATCGTGGTCGACCATGTCGACATGCGGGTCGAGCGCGGCCGCATCTACGGCTTTCTCGGGCCTAACGGCAGCGGCAAGACCACCACCATCCGCATGCTGTGCGGCCTCCTGACGCCGGACGACGGCAGCGGCACCTGCCTCGGCCACGACATCCGCACCGAGTCGCGCCAGATCAAGCCCAAGGTCGGCTACATGACGCAGCGCTTCGGGCTGTACGACGATCTCTCCATCGAGGAAAACCTCGACTTTGTCGCGCGCGTGTACGGGGTGCCCGAGCGCGGCGGCAAGGTGGACGCGACGCTGCAGCAGCTGGGGCTGGCCAGCCGCCGCACGCAGCTGGCGGGCGCGCTGTCCGGCGGCTGGAAGCAGCGCCTGGCGCTGGCCGCGTGCCTGCTGCACGAGCCGCAATTGCTGCTGCTCGACGAGCCGACCGCCGGCGTCGATCCGAAGGCGCGGCGCGAGTTCTGGGACCATTTGCACGAGCTGGCGGCGAAGGGCTTGACCGTGCTGGTGTCGACGCACTACATGGACGAGGCGGAGCGCTGCCACCGGCTCGCGTACATCGCCTACGGCAAGCTGCTGGCGCAGGGCACGGCCGAGGAACTGATCGCGCAGGCGGGGCTGGCCACGGTCGAGATCAGCGGGCCGCAACTGGCGCAAGTGGCGCAAGCACTGCGCGCCGATGCGGCGATCAATGCCGCGTCATTCGGCGCCACGCTGCATGCGAGCAGCACTTCTCAGCAGGCGCTCGATGCGGCGCTGGCGCCCTACCGCGACAGCGGCCTGCAAATCACGCCGGTGGCCACTAACCTGGAAGACGTGTTCATTGCGCTGATGCGGCAGTCGGAGGATAACTACGCATGA
- a CDS encoding ABC transporter permease, with product MNWSRLLAILIKEFRQIRRDRLTFAMMVGVPIMQLILFGYAINTDPKHLPLAVVSADHSEFSRSLVASLENSSYFRVTARPASEAEGDRLLDQGRVQFLLVIPPDFSRQILRGEHPAVLLAADATDPAASGNALATINAISRQVIAHNPVGPVAASQQDTPFDIRAQRRYNPEGVSRYNIVPGLIGVILTMTMVMMTALAMTRERERGTMENLLATPVRPLEVMVGKILPYILIGYVQTAVILIAAWLLFDVPMFGSLALLSAALVVYMAANLAVGFTFSTIAKNQMQAMQLTFFFFLPSMLLSGFMFPFRGMPEWAQAIGEFLPLTHFLRIVRGIMLKGNGAVEIAPQVWPIALFMLAAGLIALRRYRQTLD from the coding sequence ATGAACTGGTCGCGCCTGCTCGCCATCCTGATCAAGGAATTCCGCCAGATCCGGCGCGACCGGCTGACGTTCGCCATGATGGTCGGGGTACCGATCATGCAGCTGATCCTGTTCGGCTACGCGATCAACACCGATCCCAAGCACCTGCCGCTGGCGGTGGTCTCCGCCGATCACAGCGAGTTTTCGCGCAGCCTGGTGGCGAGCCTGGAGAATTCGTCCTATTTCCGCGTCACCGCGCGACCTGCCAGCGAAGCCGAAGGCGACCGCCTGCTCGACCAGGGCCGCGTGCAATTCCTCTTGGTGATACCGCCCGATTTCTCGCGCCAGATCCTGCGCGGCGAGCATCCGGCGGTACTGCTGGCGGCCGACGCCACCGATCCGGCCGCGTCCGGCAATGCGCTGGCGACGATCAATGCCATCAGCCGGCAGGTGATCGCGCACAATCCGGTCGGGCCGGTGGCCGCGTCGCAGCAGGACACGCCGTTCGACATCCGCGCGCAACGGCGCTACAACCCGGAGGGCGTGTCGCGCTACAACATCGTGCCCGGCCTGATCGGCGTGATCCTGACCATGACGATGGTGATGATGACGGCGCTGGCGATGACGCGCGAGCGAGAGCGCGGCACCATGGAAAACCTGCTGGCGACGCCGGTGCGGCCGCTGGAAGTCATGGTCGGCAAGATCCTGCCCTACATCCTGATCGGCTACGTGCAGACTGCCGTGATACTGATTGCGGCCTGGCTGCTGTTCGACGTGCCGATGTTCGGCAGCCTGGCGCTATTGTCGGCGGCGCTGGTGGTCTACATGGCCGCCAATCTTGCCGTTGGATTCACCTTTTCCACCATCGCCAAGAACCAGATGCAGGCGATGCAGCTGACCTTCTTCTTTTTCCTGCCGTCGATGCTGCTGTCGGGCTTCATGTTCCCGTTTCGCGGCATGCCGGAATGGGCGCAGGCGATCGGCGAATTCCTGCCGCTAACGCACTTTTTGCGCATCGTGCGCGGCATCATGTTGAAGGGGAACGGCGCGGTGGAGATCGCGCCGCAAGTGTGGCCGATCGCGCTGTTCATGCTGGCGGCCGGCCTGATCGCGCTGCGGCGGTACCGGCAGACGCTGGACTGA
- a CDS encoding UvrD-helicase domain-containing protein, with the protein MNRPQGEAVLYMEGPCLVLAGAGSGKTRVITTKIAHLIENCGYEARNIAAVTFTNKAAHEMQERIAKLLKNPKEAKHLTVCTFHSLGMQILRREAKELGLKDRFSIMDSDDCFSLVQDLAMTTDKQLIRRIQNEMSLWKNALVDPDTAVKLAVTEEQAEAARIYRNYVATLSSYQAVDFDDLIRLPVELFRQNEEVRDRWQRKLRYLLVDEYQDTNTCQYELVKLMVTGVGKKPMFTAVGDDDQAIYAWRGATIENLKQLQVDFPDLKVIKLEQNYRSTTRILQAANAVIGNNPKLFEKQLWSEHGLGEPIKVMAMQDDEQEAEQVAIMISAHKFERRSKFSDYAILYRGNHQARVIEQALRKERIPYTISGGQSFFDRAEIKDIVSYLRLVANSDDDPAFIRAVTTPKRGVGQSTLEALGAFAGQWQCSLFEAVFKGGIEAKLADRQLTPLREFCNFINGLEARASKRGENAAELLDEMMKEINYEYYLYDTFDDRQAQSKWQNVLDFTTWLKEKGTGGKDGTAEEKSLLELTQMVALMTMLEGRDEEPDAVRMSTLHASKGLEYPHVFLVGVEEGILPHKGDPDAPPETLAARIEEERRLMYVGITRAQRSLHITWCKRRKRARESINCDVSRFIKEMKLDEGDALPKEEEVMTPQDRLANLKALLSRPKAA; encoded by the coding sequence ATGAATCGTCCGCAGGGCGAAGCGGTCCTGTACATGGAGGGGCCATGCCTGGTGCTGGCCGGCGCCGGCTCCGGCAAGACGCGCGTGATCACCACCAAGATCGCGCACCTGATCGAAAACTGCGGTTACGAAGCACGCAACATCGCTGCGGTCACTTTCACCAACAAGGCCGCGCACGAAATGCAGGAGCGTATCGCCAAGCTCCTCAAGAATCCGAAGGAAGCCAAGCACCTCACCGTCTGTACCTTCCATTCGCTCGGCATGCAGATCCTGCGGCGCGAAGCGAAGGAACTCGGCCTGAAGGACCGCTTTTCGATCATGGACAGCGACGACTGCTTCTCGCTGGTGCAGGACTTGGCCATGACGACCGACAAGCAGCTGATCCGCCGCATCCAGAACGAGATGTCGCTGTGGAAGAACGCGCTGGTCGACCCCGACACCGCAGTGAAGCTGGCCGTCACCGAAGAGCAGGCGGAAGCCGCGCGCATCTACCGCAACTACGTTGCCACGCTGTCGTCCTACCAGGCGGTCGACTTCGACGACCTGATCCGTCTGCCGGTCGAGCTGTTCCGCCAGAACGAAGAAGTGCGCGACCGCTGGCAGCGCAAGCTGCGTTACCTGCTGGTCGACGAATACCAGGACACCAACACCTGCCAGTACGAGCTGGTCAAGCTCATGGTCACCGGTGTCGGCAAGAAGCCGATGTTTACCGCCGTGGGCGACGACGACCAGGCGATCTACGCCTGGCGCGGCGCGACCATCGAAAACCTCAAGCAGCTGCAGGTCGATTTCCCCGACCTGAAGGTGATCAAGCTGGAGCAGAACTACCGCTCCACCACGCGCATCCTGCAGGCGGCCAACGCCGTGATCGGCAACAACCCGAAGCTGTTCGAAAAGCAGCTGTGGTCCGAGCATGGCCTGGGCGAGCCGATCAAGGTGATGGCGATGCAGGACGACGAGCAGGAAGCCGAGCAAGTCGCGATCATGATTTCCGCGCACAAGTTCGAGCGGCGCAGCAAGTTTTCCGATTACGCGATCCTCTATCGCGGCAACCACCAGGCGCGCGTCATCGAGCAGGCGCTGCGCAAGGAACGCATCCCGTACACGATCTCCGGCGGCCAGAGCTTCTTCGACCGCGCCGAGATCAAGGACATCGTGTCCTACCTGCGCTTAGTCGCCAACAGCGACGACGATCCCGCCTTCATCCGCGCGGTGACCACGCCCAAGCGCGGCGTCGGCCAGTCGACGCTGGAAGCGCTGGGCGCCTTCGCCGGCCAGTGGCAATGCTCGCTGTTCGAGGCGGTGTTCAAGGGCGGCATCGAAGCGAAACTGGCCGACCGCCAGCTCACTCCCTTGCGCGAATTCTGCAACTTCATCAACGGGCTGGAGGCGCGCGCCTCCAAGCGCGGCGAAAACGCCGCCGAGCTGCTCGACGAGATGATGAAGGAGATTAATTACGAGTACTACCTGTACGATACCTTCGACGACCGCCAGGCGCAGAGCAAGTGGCAGAACGTGCTCGACTTCACCACCTGGCTGAAGGAAAAAGGCACCGGCGGCAAGGATGGCACCGCCGAGGAAAAGAGCTTGCTGGAGCTCACGCAGATGGTGGCCTTGATGACCATGCTCGAAGGCCGCGACGAAGAACCCGACGCGGTGCGCATGTCGACGCTGCATGCGTCCAAGGGCCTGGAATACCCGCACGTGTTCCTGGTCGGCGTGGAAGAGGGCATCCTGCCGCACAAGGGCGACCCCGACGCGCCACCCGAGACGCTGGCCGCGCGCATCGAGGAAGAGCGGCGCCTGATGTACGTCGGCATCACGCGCGCGCAGCGCAGCCTGCACATCACCTGGTGCAAGCGCCGGAAGCGCGCGCGGGAGAGCATCAATTGCGACGTGTCGCGCTTCATCAAGGAAATGAAGCTCGACGAGGGCGACGCGCTGCCGAAGGAAGAGGAAGTCATGACGCCGCAGGATCGGCTGGCGAACCTGAAGGCGCTGCTGTCCAGGCCGAAGGCGGCGTAA
- a CDS encoding glycerol-3-phosphate dehydrogenase/oxidase: MWQTNWREQACAALDACKWDIVIIGGGITGAGILLEAARNGLRALLVEQRDFAWGTSSRSSKLVHGGLRYLKEGKLLLTRDSVRERQKLLQEAAGLVEPQSFAFADYRGRKPGRRMFELGLALYDLMAGQRMRHYFAPDEFAMLAPHIATEGLDGGMCYLDAKTDDARLVLRVLQEALACGGSAINYMAARQLIRRNGQVCGVELQDAASGEMHAVQAKVVISATGAWADAMRGAVHKGHKLRPLRGSHLVLPAWRLPVAQAVSLMHPQDGRPVFAFPWEGVTLVGTTDVDHRADLRCEAAITPGEVSYLLAALDFQFPQLGITREDIIATYAGVRPVIDSGKADPSKEGRDHAVWLEDGLLTVTGGKLTTFRLIAQDALKHAEPMLRGWQLDRRPRPIFRPAPALAWRPQLNTFQRRRLAGRYGCYAGMLVADAREGELEAIAGTDTLYAELRWAARMEAVQHLEDLLLRRTRLGLQLRHGGAELLPKIRAICQPALKWDDARWNAELAAYLALWQKHYSVPEEGAPASQQAA, from the coding sequence ATGTGGCAGACCAACTGGCGCGAGCAGGCATGCGCGGCGCTCGACGCGTGCAAATGGGACATCGTCATCATCGGCGGCGGCATCACCGGCGCCGGCATCTTGCTGGAAGCGGCGCGCAACGGCTTGCGCGCGCTGCTGGTGGAGCAGCGCGACTTCGCCTGGGGCACGTCGAGCCGTTCTTCGAAGCTGGTGCACGGCGGGCTGCGCTACCTCAAGGAAGGCAAGCTCCTGCTCACGCGCGACTCGGTGCGCGAGCGGCAAAAGCTGCTGCAGGAAGCGGCCGGCCTGGTCGAGCCGCAAAGCTTCGCGTTCGCCGATTACCGCGGCAGGAAACCGGGGCGGCGCATGTTCGAACTGGGGCTGGCGCTGTACGACCTGATGGCCGGCCAGCGCATGCGGCATTACTTTGCGCCCGACGAGTTCGCCATGCTCGCACCGCACATCGCTACCGAAGGTCTCGACGGCGGCATGTGCTATCTGGACGCCAAGACCGACGACGCGCGACTGGTGCTGCGCGTGCTGCAGGAAGCGCTTGCCTGCGGCGGCAGCGCGATCAACTACATGGCCGCGCGCCAGCTGATCCGCCGCAATGGTCAAGTCTGCGGCGTCGAATTGCAGGATGCGGCGAGCGGAGAAATGCATGCGGTGCAAGCGAAGGTCGTCATCAGTGCCACCGGCGCCTGGGCCGATGCCATGCGCGGCGCCGTCCACAAAGGCCACAAGCTGCGGCCCCTGCGCGGCAGTCACCTGGTGCTGCCCGCCTGGCGCCTGCCGGTGGCGCAGGCGGTCAGCCTGATGCATCCGCAGGACGGGCGTCCGGTGTTCGCGTTCCCGTGGGAGGGCGTCACCCTGGTCGGCACCACCGATGTGGACCATCGCGCCGACCTGCGCTGCGAGGCCGCGATCACGCCCGGGGAAGTGAGCTACCTGCTGGCCGCGCTCGATTTCCAGTTCCCGCAGCTGGGCATCACGCGCGAGGACATCATCGCCACCTATGCCGGCGTGCGCCCGGTGATCGACAGCGGCAAGGCCGATCCGTCCAAGGAAGGGCGCGACCACGCGGTGTGGCTGGAAGACGGGCTGCTGACCGTCACCGGCGGCAAGCTCACCACCTTCCGCCTGATCGCGCAGGATGCGCTCAAGCACGCCGAGCCCATGCTGCGCGGCTGGCAGCTCGACCGCCGGCCGCGTCCGATCTTCCGTCCGGCGCCGGCGCTGGCGTGGCGGCCGCAACTGAACACCTTCCAGCGCCGCCGGCTGGCCGGGCGCTACGGCTGCTATGCCGGCATGCTGGTGGCCGACGCGCGCGAGGGAGAACTGGAGGCGATCGCCGGCACCGACACGCTCTATGCCGAGCTGCGCTGGGCCGCGCGCATGGAAGCGGTGCAGCACCTGGAAGACCTGCTGCTGCGGCGCACGCGGCTGGGCCTGCAGCTGCGCCACGGCGGCGCCGAGCTGCTGCCGAAGATACGCGCCATCTGCCAGCCCGCGCTGAAGTGGGACGACGCGCGCTGGAACGCCGAGCTCGCGGCCTATCTGGCGTTATGGCAAAAGCATTACAGCGTGCCGGAAGAGGGCGCGCCGGCATCCCAACAGGCCGCGTGA
- a CDS encoding HlyD family secretion protein, giving the protein MKAVHILWIAALLAGCAEKAADYFPGYAEAEYVRLATPIAGTLVKLHVNRGDRVQQNAPAFVLEQESERAAREEAAFRVQRAQAQLANLRKGKRPDEIAAVRAQLEQAQAALQLSTRNLARVKKLVADKFLSPAALDEARSAYERDQGRAGELQSQLRVAQLGARSDEIDAAQKDLKAAEAQLAQADWRLEQKTQRIPVAGEVSDTLYREGEFVPAGSPVVSLLPPQNIKLRFFVPEPALGALKLGQDVVVRCDGCQSAIAAKISYLSSTPEYTSPLIYSKETRATLVFMIEARPAANQAQALHPGQPVEIRLANAKTGK; this is encoded by the coding sequence ATGAAAGCAGTACACATTCTATGGATCGCGGCACTGCTGGCAGGCTGTGCGGAAAAAGCCGCCGACTACTTTCCCGGCTACGCGGAAGCGGAATACGTGCGGCTGGCGACGCCGATTGCGGGCACCCTGGTGAAGCTGCATGTCAATCGCGGCGACCGCGTGCAACAGAACGCGCCAGCCTTCGTGCTGGAGCAGGAAAGCGAGCGCGCCGCGCGCGAGGAAGCCGCGTTCCGCGTGCAGCGCGCGCAGGCGCAACTGGCCAACCTCAGGAAGGGCAAGCGGCCGGATGAAATCGCGGCGGTGCGCGCGCAGCTGGAGCAGGCGCAGGCCGCACTGCAGCTGTCGACGCGCAACCTGGCCCGCGTCAAGAAGCTGGTGGCCGACAAATTCCTCTCGCCGGCGGCGCTGGACGAGGCGCGCAGCGCCTATGAGCGCGACCAGGGGCGCGCCGGCGAGCTGCAGTCGCAATTGCGCGTTGCGCAGCTGGGCGCGCGCAGCGACGAGATCGACGCCGCGCAAAAGGACCTGAAGGCAGCCGAAGCGCAGCTGGCGCAGGCCGACTGGCGGCTGGAACAAAAGACGCAGCGCATCCCGGTCGCTGGCGAGGTGAGCGACACGCTGTACCGCGAGGGCGAATTCGTGCCAGCCGGCAGCCCCGTCGTCAGCCTGCTGCCGCCGCAAAACATCAAGCTGCGCTTTTTCGTGCCGGAGCCGGCGCTGGGCGCGCTTAAGCTCGGGCAAGACGTGGTGGTGCGCTGCGACGGCTGCCAGTCCGCCATTGCGGCGAAGATCAGCTATCTGTCGAGCACGCCGGAATACACCTCGCCGCTCATCTACAGCAAGGAAACCCGGGCGACGCTGGTGTTCATGATCGAGGCGCGCCCGGCGGCAAACCAGGCGCAGGCGCTGCATCCGGGCCAGCCGGTGGAAATCCGGCTGGCGAACGCGAAGACGGGCAAGTGA